A segment of the Micromonospora sediminicola genome:
GGTGAACGGGGTGTCCGCGTCGCAGCTGGCCCGGGCGCCGCGGGCGTTGCGGGAGCACTCGGTCGGCCACGTGCACCTGTCCACGCCGCTCGCCGTGGACGCGGACCGCCGGCCGACCACGCCGAAGGGCGACCACCTGGTGATCCTCGGCCGGATCAATCCGGGCAAGGGCCAGGACCTGGGCGCCCGGCTGGCCCACGAGGTGGGTTTCCCGCTGGTGCTGGCCGGCCCGGTCGGCCCCTACCACCGGCCGGAGGACCTGGCCGCGGCCGGGGACGAGGCCCGGCAGAACCCGGACGTGCGGTTCTTCCACGAGCACGTCGCCCCCTACGTCGACGGTGACCGGGTGCGTTGGGTGGGCACGGTGGCCGGGCGGGAGCGCGACGACCTGGTCGCCTCGGCGCGGGCGTCGTTGTTCCCGCTGCGGTGGGAGGAGCCGGGCGGGACGGCCGTGGTCGAGTCGCTGTCGCTGGGCACGCCGGTGGTGGCCACCGCCCGGGGCTGCCTGCCGGAGTTGATCGAGCACGGCCGCACCGGCCTGCTCACCGCGGACGAGCGGGAGTTGGGCGACCTGGTGCTGGCGGCCGGGCTGTTGGAGCCGGACGAGTGCCGGCGGGAGGCCGCGACCCGGTTCACCCCGGCCCGGATGGCCGAGCGGTACGTGGAGCTGTACGACCGGGTCCGCCACGGCGCCACGGTGCCGTTGCAGCCCGTCTGAGCGGGGCCCCGGCCCACCGTTGCGGCGTTTGCCGTGGGTGGGCCGGGGAAACCGTCGGTCCCGCGGTGGCGAGGAGGGCCGGCGTGACGAACTCGATGGCGCACTCCCGGGCCCGGCGCAACCCGGCCGACGGGCGGGCGCCGGTGCGCCGGGTCGCCTCGGCGTTCGCCGTGTTCCTGCTGCTGCTCGGCGCGTTGGGTTTCGTGCCGGGGGTGACCAGCGCCTACGCCGACCTGCGGTTCGCCGGGCCGGGATCGGGCGCGCGGCTGCTCGGGCTGCTTCAGGTCTCGGCGCTGCACAACCTCGTGAACCTGGTCCTCGGGGTGGCCGGTCTGGCGTTGGCCCGCACGGTCGCCGGCGCGCGGGCGTTCCTGCTCGGCGGCGGCGCGATCTTCCTGGTGCTCTGGCTCTACGACCTGGCGGTCGACCGGCGCAGCGCGGCGAACCTCCTGGCGGTCGACCGGGCCGGCACCTGGTTGCACCTGCTGCTGGGGGTGGCCATGCCGGCCCTGGGCCTGCTGGCCGGCCGGCGCGCGCACCGTCGCTGACCTGCTCCTCCCGGCCCCGGTGCCCGGTTTCACCGGCCCATGCCCCGGGTACGTCCGTAGTCCTCCCCGACGGACAGAAACGAGGGCCCGATGTCGACCCGGATCAGGTGCGAGGTCCGCGACGAGTCCCCGGTCACCGTGGTGCGGCTGGCCGGGGCGCTCGACCTGGGCACGATGCGCGCGGTGCAC
Coding sequences within it:
- a CDS encoding glycosyltransferase produces the protein MTLTVLMNAGPWLSVPPPGYGGIENVVATLVPELRRLGVRVVLASVESSTLPVDEKIAVFPDGQFSALQRPYNQVCGVSQAHLAGVVRALHRRDDIDLVHDHVEAVGLATMAAMGPDAPPALHTLHWDLAKHPELYGTLDGGDRVRVNGVSASQLARAPRALREHSVGHVHLSTPLAVDADRRPTTPKGDHLVILGRINPGKGQDLGARLAHEVGFPLVLAGPVGPYHRPEDLAAAGDEARQNPDVRFFHEHVAPYVDGDRVRWVGTVAGRERDDLVASARASLFPLRWEEPGGTAVVESLSLGTPVVATARGCLPELIEHGRTGLLTADERELGDLVLAAGLLEPDECRREAATRFTPARMAERYVELYDRVRHGATVPLQPV
- a CDS encoding DUF4383 domain-containing protein, whose translation is MAHSRARRNPADGRAPVRRVASAFAVFLLLLGALGFVPGVTSAYADLRFAGPGSGARLLGLLQVSALHNLVNLVLGVAGLALARTVAGARAFLLGGGAIFLVLWLYDLAVDRRSAANLLAVDRAGTWLHLLLGVAMPALGLLAGRRAHRR